The following are encoded in a window of Arthrobacter antioxidans genomic DNA:
- a CDS encoding NUDIX hydrolase, whose amino-acid sequence MTARDELAHWVRSLQVTTTPLVRTDGWQFATLDPAKSRRAAVLILFGARNDMPPASSPRPAPDDVDLLFVMRASSLAHHPGQVAFPGGTIDPEDLDEGAAALREAREETGVDSGGIEILGLLPEVGLPVSNFMVTPVLAWWTEQSPVHAVDTAESELVFRCAVGTLLDPSRRRTAVVRRNGFVSRTPAFLTPDAVIWGFTAMLLDAIFDGLGWTTPWDRSLEIPAPL is encoded by the coding sequence ATGACGGCGCGCGACGAGCTCGCCCACTGGGTGAGGTCCCTGCAGGTGACGACGACACCCCTCGTACGCACGGACGGCTGGCAGTTCGCGACACTCGATCCCGCGAAGAGCCGCCGTGCCGCCGTGCTCATCCTGTTCGGGGCGAGGAACGATATGCCACCCGCCTCCTCGCCGCGGCCCGCACCCGACGACGTCGACCTCCTCTTCGTGATGCGCGCCAGTTCCCTGGCCCACCATCCCGGGCAGGTAGCGTTTCCCGGCGGGACCATCGACCCCGAGGACCTGGACGAAGGCGCGGCGGCGCTGCGCGAGGCGCGCGAGGAGACCGGCGTGGATTCCGGGGGCATCGAGATCCTGGGCCTGCTGCCCGAAGTGGGGCTTCCGGTCAGCAACTTCATGGTCACGCCCGTCCTGGCGTGGTGGACGGAGCAGTCGCCGGTCCATGCAGTGGACACGGCGGAGTCCGAGCTCGTCTTCCGGTGTGCCGTGGGCACGCTCCTCGACCCGTCCCGTCGGAGGACGGCCGTGGTGCGACGGAACGGATTCGTCAGCAGGACCCCCGCCTTCCTCACGCCGGACGCCGTGATCTGGGGGTTCACGGCGATGCTCCTGGACGCGATCTTCGACGGGCTCGGCTGGACGACGCCGTGGGACCGGTCGCTGGAGATCCCTGCGCCGCTGTGA
- the nth gene encoding endonuclease III produces the protein MAGRKAQVDEESPVALKRRARKINRILGETYPYAVAELDFGNAFELLIATVLSAQTTDVRVNLTTPALFARYPDPRALAEAEESELQELIRPTGFYRAKATSLLALSRRLVDEFDGEVPGTLADLVTLPGVGRKTANVVLGNAFGIPGITVDTHFGRLARRFRWTASDDPVKVEQDVAVLFERRDWTMLSHHVVFHGRRICHAKKPACGACPVAALCPSYGDGETDPVKAAKLLKYELAPGREDLLESMRAGRTRAELREAGHGLGA, from the coding sequence GTGGCAGGCAGGAAAGCTCAGGTCGACGAGGAGTCGCCCGTCGCCCTGAAGCGGCGGGCCCGGAAGATCAACCGGATCCTGGGTGAGACCTACCCGTACGCGGTGGCCGAACTCGACTTCGGGAACGCGTTCGAACTGCTGATCGCGACGGTGCTGTCCGCACAGACCACGGACGTGCGCGTGAACCTCACGACACCGGCGCTGTTCGCGCGCTATCCCGACCCGCGGGCGTTGGCCGAGGCCGAGGAGAGCGAACTGCAGGAGCTCATCCGGCCCACGGGGTTCTACCGTGCGAAGGCCACCAGCCTGCTCGCGCTGTCCCGGCGGCTGGTCGACGAGTTCGACGGCGAGGTGCCGGGCACTTTGGCCGATCTGGTGACCCTTCCCGGGGTCGGTCGGAAGACCGCCAACGTCGTCCTGGGAAACGCCTTCGGCATCCCCGGCATTACGGTGGACACGCACTTCGGTCGGCTCGCCCGCCGCTTCCGATGGACGGCATCGGATGATCCGGTGAAGGTCGAGCAGGACGTGGCAGTACTGTTCGAGCGCAGGGACTGGACCATGCTCTCGCACCACGTGGTCTTCCACGGCCGTCGGATCTGCCATGCGAAGAAGCCCGCATGTGGCGCCTGTCCCGTGGCCGCACTGTGCCCGTCCTACGGGGACGGGGAGACGGACCCGGTGAAGGCGGCGAAGCTGCTGAAGTACGAACTTGCGCCCGGTCGGGAGGACCTGCTCGAGTCGATGCGCGCCGGACGAACCCGTGCCGAGCTCCGCGAAGCCGGGCACGGGCTGGGTGCTTAG
- the acs gene encoding acetate--CoA ligase: protein MTAERQGDAFENLLNEERRFPPSAEFAAQAIAQPSLYDEAREQGTEFWARQARELLTWDRDFTQTLDWSDAPFAKWFVGGTVNAAYNALDRHVEAGLGDRVAIYFEGEPGDTRTITYAELTREVKKAANAFESLGVQKGDRVAVYLPMIPEAVVTMLACARIGAVHSVVFGGFSAEALRSRIDDAEAKLVVTADGTYRRGKPSALKPAVDGALEGEGHTVSHVVVVRRNNEPVTWTEGRDLWWHDVVDGASDEHTAVAHDAEHPLFILYTSGTTGKPKGILHTTGGYLTQTAFTHRNTFDLHPETDVFWCTADIGWVTGHSYVTYAPLVNGATQLMYEGTPDTPHQGRWWELIEKYKVSILYTAPTAIRTFMKWGRDIPKKYDLSSIRVLGSVGEPINPEAWMWYRDVIGGGKTPIVDTWWQTETGAHMIAPMPGVTATKPGSAQVAVPGIAIDVVDEMGESVPDGAGGYLVIREPWPAMLRGIWGDPQRFKDTYWSRFDDMYFAGDGAKKDADGDIWLLGRVDDVMNISGHRLSTTEIESALVSHPSVAEAAVVGASDETTGEAIVAFVILRGSAKDDDDIVTTLRNHVAKEIGPIAKPRNILVVPELPKTRSGKIMRRLLKDVAEGREVGDATTLSDPTIMQQIAVSLRK from the coding sequence ATGACCGCCGAACGACAAGGCGACGCCTTCGAGAACCTGCTGAACGAGGAGCGCCGCTTCCCGCCGAGCGCGGAGTTCGCGGCACAGGCGATCGCACAGCCGTCGCTCTACGACGAGGCCCGTGAACAGGGCACCGAGTTCTGGGCCAGGCAGGCCCGCGAGCTGCTCACCTGGGACCGCGACTTCACCCAGACCCTCGACTGGTCGGACGCGCCGTTCGCCAAGTGGTTCGTCGGCGGCACCGTGAACGCCGCCTACAACGCGCTGGACCGGCACGTGGAGGCGGGCCTCGGGGACCGCGTGGCCATCTACTTCGAGGGCGAACCCGGGGACACGCGCACCATCACGTACGCGGAGCTCACCCGCGAGGTGAAGAAGGCCGCCAACGCCTTCGAATCCCTCGGCGTGCAGAAGGGCGACCGCGTGGCCGTGTACCTGCCCATGATCCCCGAGGCCGTCGTCACCATGCTCGCCTGCGCCCGGATCGGCGCCGTCCACTCCGTGGTCTTCGGCGGCTTCTCCGCCGAGGCGCTCCGCAGCCGCATCGACGACGCCGAGGCCAAGCTCGTGGTCACCGCCGACGGCACGTACCGCCGCGGCAAGCCGAGCGCCCTCAAGCCGGCCGTGGACGGCGCCCTCGAGGGGGAAGGCCACACCGTCTCCCACGTCGTCGTGGTCCGCCGCAACAACGAGCCCGTCACCTGGACCGAGGGGCGCGACCTCTGGTGGCACGACGTCGTCGACGGCGCCTCGGACGAGCACACGGCGGTCGCGCACGACGCCGAGCACCCCCTGTTCATCCTCTACACCTCGGGGACCACAGGGAAGCCGAAGGGCATCCTGCACACGACCGGCGGCTACCTCACCCAGACCGCGTTCACCCACCGCAACACGTTCGACCTGCATCCGGAGACCGACGTCTTCTGGTGCACCGCGGACATCGGGTGGGTCACCGGGCACAGCTACGTCACGTACGCGCCCCTCGTGAACGGCGCCACCCAGCTCATGTACGAGGGGACGCCGGACACCCCGCACCAGGGCCGCTGGTGGGAACTCATCGAGAAGTACAAGGTGAGCATCCTCTACACGGCGCCGACGGCCATCCGCACCTTCATGAAGTGGGGGCGGGACATCCCGAAGAAGTACGACCTCTCGTCGATCCGCGTGCTCGGCTCCGTCGGGGAGCCCATCAACCCGGAGGCCTGGATGTGGTACCGGGACGTGATCGGCGGAGGCAAGACGCCGATCGTGGACACCTGGTGGCAGACCGAGACCGGGGCGCACATGATCGCCCCCATGCCGGGGGTGACCGCCACCAAGCCCGGCTCGGCGCAGGTCGCCGTGCCCGGGATCGCGATCGACGTCGTCGACGAGATGGGCGAGTCCGTCCCGGACGGCGCCGGCGGCTACCTCGTCATCCGCGAGCCCTGGCCCGCGATGCTGCGCGGTATCTGGGGTGACCCCCAGCGGTTCAAGGACACCTACTGGTCGCGCTTCGACGACATGTACTTCGCCGGCGACGGCGCGAAGAAGGACGCCGACGGCGACATCTGGCTCCTCGGCCGGGTCGACGACGTCATGAACATCTCGGGCCACCGCCTCTCGACCACCGAGATCGAGTCGGCCCTGGTCAGCCACCCCTCGGTGGCGGAGGCCGCCGTCGTCGGGGCGAGCGACGAGACGACGGGCGAGGCGATCGTCGCCTTCGTGATCCTGCGCGGCTCGGCGAAGGACGACGACGACATCGTCACCACCCTGCGCAACCACGTGGCCAAGGAGATCGGCCCGATCGCGAAGCCGCGGAACATCCTGGTGGTCCCCGAACTGCCGAAGACCCGCAGCGGGAAGATCATGCGGCGCCTGCTCAAGGACGTCGCGGAGGGCCGGGAGGTCGGTGACGCCACCACGCTGTCCGATCCGACGATCATGCAGCAGATCGCCGTGTCGCTGCGGAAGTAG
- a CDS encoding organic hydroperoxide resistance protein encodes MSALYTAVATATGDGRNGKARTDDGQLVVDLAVPTEMGGAGGATNPEQLFAVGYAACFHSALKLVAARGKATISETAVTAEVSINPVDGGGFQLAVALHAEIGGVDQETADRLVEQAHQVCPYSNATRGNIEVTVDATIG; translated from the coding sequence ATGAGCGCTCTCTACACGGCAGTGGCGACGGCGACCGGTGACGGCCGCAACGGCAAGGCACGGACCGACGACGGGCAGCTCGTGGTGGACCTCGCGGTCCCCACGGAGATGGGCGGTGCGGGCGGCGCGACCAACCCCGAGCAGCTCTTCGCCGTCGGCTACGCGGCCTGCTTCCACAGTGCCCTCAAGCTCGTCGCGGCCCGTGGCAAGGCCACGATCAGCGAGACGGCGGTCACCGCGGAGGTCAGCATCAATCCGGTCGACGGCGGCGGGTTCCAGCTCGCCGTCGCCCTGCACGCCGAGATCGGCGGGGTGGACCAGGAGACCGCGGACCGGCTCGTGGAGCAGGCACACCAGGTGTGCCCCTACTCGAACGCCACCCGCGGCAACATCGAGGTCACGGTCGACGCCACGATCGGCTGA
- a CDS encoding TetR/AcrR family transcriptional regulator, whose amino-acid sequence MMTVPPVRERILASATRLFDATSIRSVSADRVIADAGTTKVTFYRHFRTKDHLVVAYLEDQLRRLQAAVDRERAEGADACGVLLRLAAANGDAACRPGFRGCTFINAAAEYPADSMVRDAVGQYRTWLHAVVTDLLTELAVEGPDVVADQLIMLRDGAMVHGFMGDPAAVTGSLTTAGRAIIDARRRTPLPA is encoded by the coding sequence ATGATGACCGTCCCTCCCGTCCGCGAGCGCATCCTCGCGTCGGCGACCCGCCTGTTCGACGCCACGAGTATCCGCTCGGTCAGCGCCGACCGGGTCATCGCCGACGCCGGGACCACGAAGGTGACCTTCTACCGCCACTTCCGGACCAAGGACCACCTCGTCGTCGCGTACCTCGAGGACCAGCTGCGCCGGCTGCAGGCGGCGGTCGACCGCGAGCGGGCCGAGGGTGCCGACGCCTGCGGGGTCCTGCTCCGGCTGGCCGCCGCGAACGGCGACGCGGCGTGCCGGCCGGGCTTCCGCGGGTGCACGTTCATCAACGCGGCCGCCGAGTACCCCGCGGACTCCATGGTGCGGGACGCCGTCGGGCAGTACCGGACCTGGCTGCACGCCGTGGTGACCGATCTGCTGACCGAGCTCGCGGTGGAGGGACCCGACGTCGTCGCCGACCAGCTCATCATGCTGCGCGACGGCGCCATGGTGCACGGCTTCATGGGAGACCCGGCAGCCGTGACCGGGTCCCTCACCACGGCCGGACGGGCGATCATCGACGCCCGCCGCCGTACACCCCTGCCCGCTTGA
- a CDS encoding MFS transporter: MSTTLQQPPVTDPRMARRVAGASFVGTALESYDFYVFGTAAALVFNTVFFTAQDPLAGTLSAFLVFAMGFVARPLGAILFGHLGDRIGRKRTLIWTITLMGLATGAVGLLPDYTTIGIWAPIILTVLRLLQGLSLGGEWGGSILIATEHAEPRKRALYASIPQLGSPVGTMLISAIFLALAVVAPEVMTTWGWRIPFLLAFPFLAVAIYLRLAIDETPVFRETSRERALPRAPFLEVLRSQPAAIVVAIASAVLGIGSYFLMVTYTQAYGTGTLGLSQATVLNAALVGSVLQLVTIPAFGYLAMRIGSARVVAGGALGTALIAFPLYWVISIATEPVYIAAIILGGILPTASWAALGGLMADIFKPATAFTALSFAYSIAAIVAGFAPSITQQFGIATDGAWWHPGVVLAAMSLVTAAGALGAVRLRSRLTDPADSAAGAA, from the coding sequence GTGTCCACAACCCTGCAGCAGCCTCCCGTCACGGATCCACGCATGGCCCGCCGCGTCGCCGGCGCCTCGTTCGTGGGGACGGCCCTCGAGTCCTACGACTTCTACGTGTTCGGCACGGCTGCGGCGCTCGTCTTCAACACGGTCTTCTTCACCGCGCAGGACCCCCTGGCCGGCACCCTCTCGGCGTTCCTGGTCTTCGCGATGGGCTTCGTCGCCCGGCCGCTCGGGGCCATCCTCTTCGGCCACCTCGGCGATCGGATCGGCCGCAAGCGCACGCTGATCTGGACCATCACCCTGATGGGACTGGCGACCGGCGCGGTGGGCCTCCTGCCGGACTACACCACCATCGGCATCTGGGCGCCGATCATCCTGACCGTGCTCCGCCTCCTGCAGGGACTCTCGCTCGGCGGTGAGTGGGGCGGCTCCATCCTCATCGCCACCGAGCACGCCGAACCGCGCAAACGGGCGCTCTACGCCTCCATCCCCCAGCTCGGCTCACCCGTGGGCACCATGCTGATCTCCGCCATCTTCCTGGCCCTCGCCGTCGTCGCGCCGGAGGTCATGACCACCTGGGGCTGGCGCATCCCGTTCCTGCTCGCGTTCCCGTTCCTCGCCGTCGCGATCTACCTGCGGCTCGCGATCGACGAGACGCCCGTCTTCAGGGAGACGAGCCGGGAGCGCGCCCTCCCCCGCGCCCCCTTCCTCGAGGTCCTGAGGTCCCAGCCCGCCGCCATCGTGGTCGCCATCGCCTCCGCCGTGCTGGGGATCGGCTCCTACTTCCTGATGGTCACCTACACGCAGGCGTACGGCACCGGGACCCTCGGCCTGTCCCAGGCGACGGTCCTGAATGCGGCGCTCGTCGGTTCCGTCCTGCAGCTCGTGACCATCCCCGCGTTCGGCTACCTGGCGATGCGCATCGGGTCCGCCCGGGTCGTCGCCGGCGGAGCGCTGGGGACGGCGCTCATCGCCTTCCCGCTGTACTGGGTCATCAGCATCGCCACCGAACCGGTGTACATCGCGGCGATCATCCTCGGCGGCATCCTCCCGACCGCCAGCTGGGCGGCGCTCGGCGGACTCATGGCGGACATCTTCAAGCCCGCGACGGCGTTCACCGCGCTGTCCTTCGCCTACAGCATCGCCGCGATCGTCGCCGGCTTCGCGCCGTCGATCACGCAGCAGTTCGGCATCGCCACCGACGGCGCGTGGTGGCACCCCGGGGTGGTCCTCGCCGCGATGAGCCTCGTCACGGCCGCCGGTGCGCTCGGCGCGGTGCGCCTGCGGTCGCGGCTCACGGATCCGGCCGACTCCGCCGCAGGTGCGGCATAG
- the aroQ gene encoding type II 3-dehydroquinate dehydratase, whose protein sequence is MTPRTPSILVINGPNLNLLGTREPDVYGTATLDDVVRLASDTARDRGCTLSALQSNHEGEIIDAIHAARATADGIVINAGAYTHTSIAIRDALAGVGLPVVEVHISNVHRREAFRHHSYISGVADAVIVGAGIDGYRLAVDHLARALTAAAPDAAAAPEI, encoded by the coding sequence ATGACCCCGCGCACGCCCAGCATCCTCGTGATCAACGGACCCAACCTGAACCTGCTCGGCACACGGGAACCCGACGTCTACGGGACGGCGACGCTCGACGACGTCGTCCGCCTGGCGTCGGACACCGCGAGGGACCGGGGCTGCACCCTCAGCGCGCTGCAGTCCAACCACGAGGGCGAGATCATCGACGCCATCCACGCCGCGCGCGCGACGGCGGACGGCATCGTCATCAACGCCGGGGCCTACACCCACACCTCGATCGCCATCCGCGACGCGCTCGCGGGCGTCGGCCTGCCCGTGGTCGAGGTCCACATCAGCAACGTGCACCGCCGCGAGGCCTTCCGTCACCACTCGTACATCTCCGGCGTGGCCGACGCCGTGATCGTCGGCGCGGGCATCGACGGCTACCGGCTCGCCGTCGACCACCTCGCCCGGGCGCTCACCGCGGCGGCCCCCGACGCCGCAGCGGCACCAGAAATATAG